The Nostoc sp. 'Peltigera membranacea cyanobiont' N6 genome contains the following window.
TCTTTAGATTCTGATTCATCAGCCAGTGAGAAAAATTCCCCTGGTGTGATTAAATCAAAGCCAAGAATGTTGTCAAGTTCATCAATGTCAGGGTGTTGCCCTTTTTCTAGCTGATCCCACCAAGCAACACTAACTGAGTAAGTCCTACTTGTTAATTCTTCAATAATTTTCTTGTAATTACTTAGGATATGAGAATTATCTAAGCTTCCAGCATCTGGGCATAAAACAACTTTACTAGTCTGCCCTAGCCCGTCTGCCACTGCATTGATTGAGCCTAGCCAGTTTGCCCCTGCTGCTCCAATAATTTGGATGTCTTTACGTCCATGCCTAAACCACAATTCCAGAGCGGTAATCAGCGACTTTAACCCACCTTCTACTAACCAAGTTTCTGTGATTTGTTCGGCTTCTGGATGCCTCCAGAGAAATACAGGTAATTCACCGCTTGGCAGGTGTGGCCCATTCCCGCCTTTATTGGCAGATGATAGCCAAATATAATTGCCAAATTTTACACGGTTGTCACTGGCTATTTGAAATCCTGTAATTTCACCGTTGAGGTTTACAGCCGCGATCGCAAGCCCGATGACCCCTGTTAGTTGCCCTCCAGATACCCCAGCCAAAGACGGGGGAGCATCAACTTTTAACCCTGGCTTCCAACTTGCTAGCCACCCTTGAGAAACTGCAAAATCAATCTGTTCAGAATTTAAGCCGCGTCTCTGTGACAGTTCTGAGATGCGGTGTTTTTGGTTTAATCCCAGTGTGGCAACGATGCGGCGGTATTGTTCATCCCGGTCGGGGATGGAAATCAATTTAGCTAACTTCTGTTGCTCCTCCCATTGGAATTTTTCACGCCGTCGTCTTTGTTCATCAGCCCAGTGCTGTTTTTGTTCTTCTGCCCATTGCTGATTGTCGAGCTTTAAAACTGCCCATAACCCATCTTGGGTAAAATCGATGACTTTATAGCCACCCTCAACAATTTCACCCTTGCGGCTGCTATTGGCAGACATACAGAGAATAATTTCTTCTATATCCTGATGTCGGCAGTTGCCTTTAGTATCGCCACAAGACAAACAAGGATTTGCTTTAGAGGTAGGGGTAAACTTGCTCATACTGCCACCTCATATTGAAGGTTAGCCAGTATGAAGAAAATTACTAAGCTGTCGTGATAGCCTGCTTTTTCGAGAATTTCGACAGATTCAGTCAATCTTCTGTCGGTAATGAGTTCCATGAGCAGGCTAAAAAGTTGACCATCAGGGGGGTTTTTGCTAGAATGCCTATGGTTAAAGGCTTTTTTAGAGCTATTTTTGGATTTTTTGTTCATTGCTGTAATTTTGTAAGGTGTTTACAAATCACAGCCCCTTGAAGTTATGTCAATAAAATTGTTAAGCTAGACGTACTAATTGAATTGAAATTTTTGGAATCTGTTGAGTTTCAGATTCCCTGGTGAACGCCTGAGAAACGTTCGACATAACTAGGGGGCTGCACTCAGCATTTTTTTTGCTGATGATTTCAAAATAAGCCTTGCTAGGCAGGCAATGCAAATTTCGCGCGAATATTCAGTAAAGTATCTTTTTTTACACGGGTTACAGGTATTCGTTTAAGAGTATGGCGATCGCGGTAATTTAAACGCCCTGCTAGATTAGCAATTGCTTTTATTTCGCTGTTGACTTTTAATTCTTTAGCTAGTTTCCCCAATCCTTTGAGATATTCAGACCAAAGTTTTTTAACCAGTTTGTTGTCAAGCCCCATACTTATCGCAGAGTCAAACATTCTGTAAAGATGAATATTTTCATGTGATTTTTTAAAGGGGATAATTCCTTTGTCTAACGATCTTCTAAGTATTCTTAGTCCGTCTTCTGTTTCTCCTTTTGCAATACTATCCGTAGACAACAGAATTGATTTAACTTGGCTTTGTTGATTTTCTGTGATGCACTTTATCCACCAGCAGTAAAGGGTTGGGTAATGATGCCTAAATTCAATTGCCTCCCAAATTGCAGCACATAAATCAAGTTGGATGTTGTATAATTCAGCTTTTGCTCTTTGGTTTAAGAAATCTGGGTGCGTAAATGGCATCTGTTTAATATTTACCGCTTTTGTCCGACAATAAACAAGCCAGTAAGCAATTACCTCCCATTCAAAAAGCATTTCTGAGAGTAGCCATGTTTGAGCATCTGTAAGCGTATCCCAGTCAATATCTTTAATAAGTTGTGGAGGAGTAAAGGAAGCTATAGCCCTACCTTCACTGTCGGCAATCCTGTATGCTTCTCCTGAAATTGTTGCTATTCCTGTCTTATAGGTCATACATTACAAACTGCGATCGCTACTTGGTAAGAAAAAAGCAAGAAACGGGTTTATCAATGGTTGTTACCTTGTTGTCGTAGCAGGTAGTCTAAGATCCGGTCGATACGCTCCAATGCAGCGTTGTTAGTACGCTGATTTTCCTCAAGTCGCTCTAAAACTGTTGCCTGTTGGGTAAACAGACGTTGTGTATTGAAAATAAAAGAATCAACCCGTTCGCTTAACTGGCCAAGTTGTGCTTGGGTTGTTAATTGAGCGTTGGCCATCTCGTCAACTTTAGTACCTAGTCGATCAATTTTCTCATTGGCTGATTCTGCATAGCTAGCAGCAGACAGTAGCAATTGCTTAACTGTCTCTAGTTCATCCTCTACATGGTCTAGTCGCTGTGCGTTGGTCATGCTGATTTCTCCTGTTTATCTTTATCCTGTGCTGCTTTAGCGAGTAAAGTAGCTGCAAGATTGCTAGCACTTCTATTTTCTTCTTTTGCCCATTCTTCAAGTTTTTTAAGAGTGGTGTCATCTGAGAAATAAACAGTCAATCTATATCGGGTAGCCATTTCAGCAAACATAAATCTATTAGTCCATAATGCCTTACCTGACAATTAAATACTCTATAAGACTTTACAAGATTGTTTAATGCTTCACTTGACAGTATAGTACCGTCATGTACTACTATATTAACAGGTAAGCAATCGATCAACAACAAGTCACTAATTAGCGTCCTACGAGTACCCCAAAAACATACACAGTAAGGGGTTTAGCGTTCAGGTGCTACATCCTGATGTGTACTTATTCTGATTGCTAGCTAGTTACTATCTGATTCACATTGATTACTGTAGTAAACCCATGAAACCTAGACGGAGCAAACATTCTACAGACATAGACTCATTCCTTGATTTCCCATCTACCAAGACATATTTAGCTGAGGTCTTGGGTGTTAGCCGCTCGACTTTGGTCACTTGGGAGAATTTAGCCTTCTGGAGAATCCCCAGTTTCAGAGATGCCTACCCCAAAAAAGCCGATAACACTCACGATCGCGAGTCGCCCTTGTCGCCCTATCAAGCATGGGTTTTGGGGAGAGTAGGGCGATTAATGGCTCAACTCCGACGCAGCGATCGCGTCAAAGGCTATATCGCCAAAAACCCGAATGATTTTTCTAGATACCGCTATCAGCAAGCATTCCAGCAAATCCAAAAAATCCAAAAGGGAGCGTAAATCATGGCAACACGGAAGAGAACCACAGCACCAACAGCAGACACAGTAAGCATTCATGATGCTTGCTTAAGATATATGACCACGGAACAAAGCTTGAGACTGGCTTTAAGCCATGTTCGCCCTGATGATTTCGACACTGTAAGTAAGTGGGCGTCAAAAAAGTCAATTATGTTAAGATATGTAAATACAGAGAATGCATCTACAAGGGTGGTTTGTATATGGGCGCTCGTTTAAGAGTATTTCTAACTGATGAGCAAGACCGAACTTTGCGAAACCTGAGAAAAGAAGATGTGCCACAGAAAGTCAAAGATAGAGCGGAAGTAATCAGGCTAAATGCACATGGCTGGTATGTGGAGAAAATAGCATCTCACTTTGATTGGAACGAGAAAACAGTGAGAAAAGTCTTGCATCAATGGAAGAATCTCGGTTTAGAAGGACTTTGGGAATCACCCGGTCGAGGGGGAAAACCAAAATGGAAAGAGGATGACATAGTATTTTTAGAAGAATGCTTAAGAAAAGAGCCACGCACATATAATAGCCCTCAGTTAGCTCTGAAGTTAAAAACAGAACGCAACATACAGATGAGTCCCGATAGGTTAAGACGGGTACTCAAAAAAAGGGGATTGATTGGAAGCGCGCAAGAAAAAGTCATAAAGGCAAACAAGA
Protein-coding sequences here:
- a CDS encoding ribbon-helix-helix domain-containing protein, whose product is MFAEMATRYRLTVYFSDDTTLKKLEEWAKEENRSASNLAATLLAKAAQDKDKQEKSA